One genomic window of Punica granatum isolate Tunisia-2019 chromosome 1, ASM765513v2, whole genome shotgun sequence includes the following:
- the LOC116215724 gene encoding uncharacterized protein LOC116215724, which produces MELSLLTSTASLVGSTSSRAAALSGGSSRLVDYAARGRRSQRPSFCEARPPVRSVKASAERSEGIDGGRESESGGGAGGFSGPAMEVTTFDRRFGESEFPVWEKIGAVVRLSYGIGIYGAMALAGRFICSITGVDSMGGFHPSLDAILEGLGYAVPPIMALLFILDDEVVKLSPYARAIRDVEDEELWSFFYGMSPWQFVLIVAASSVGEELFYRAAIQGALADMFLRGTNLLSDTRGLASLTGVLPPFVPFAQAFAAVLTAALTGSLYYVAASPKDPTYVVAPVLQSRTGREDLKKLFAAWYERRQMKKIYSPLLEGLLALYLGFEWIQTNNILAPIITHGIYSSVILGHGLWKIHDQRRRLRQRIQRLKSEGRTPTKK; this is translated from the exons ATGGAGCTTTCCCTACTCACTTCGACGGCTTCGCTTGTCGGCTCGACTTCGAGCAGAGCAGCTGCACTGAGCGGTGGCAGTTCGAGGCTCGTTGACTACGCGGcgagggggaggaggagcCAGCGGCCGAGCTTTTGCGAAGCTAGGCCTCCGGTGCGTAGCGTCAAGGCCTCCGCGGAGAGAAGTGAAGGCATTGATGGAGGCAGGGAGAGCGAGAGCGGCGGAGGTGCCGGAGGATTCAGTGGCCCGGCCATGGAGGTGACCACATTTGATCGGAGATTCGGGGAGTCGGAGTTCCCTGTGTGGGAGAAGATTGGCGCCGTTGTGAGACTCAGCTACGGAATCG GAATCTATGGGGCAATGGCCTTAGCTGGGAGATTCATATGCTCGATTACGGGAGTCGATAGCATGGGAGGCTTCCACCCGTCGTTGGATGCTATTCTTGAAGGACTGGGATATGCCGTGCCTCCTATTATGGCCCTATTGTTCATACTCGAT GATGAGGTTGTGAAGCTATCGCCTTATGCCCGTGCTATTAGGGACGTCGAGGACGAGGAGCTCTGGAGTTTCTTCTACGGAATGTCTCCTTGGCAG TTCGTACTGATCGTAGCTGCCAGCTCTGTTGGTGAGGAGCTTTTCTACCGAGCTGCTATTCAG GGAGCGCTGGCGGATATGTTCTTGAGGGGCACGAACTTGCTTTCTGATACTCGAGGACTGGCATCTCTT ACTGGTGTCTTGCCTCCCTTCGTCCCGTTTGCGCAGGCTTTTGCAGCAGTTCTCACTGCTGCTCTTACAGGCTCACTTTATTATGTGGCTGCATCCCCTAAAG ATCCTACATATGTTGTGGCACCGGTTTTGCAATCCCGAACCGGCCGCGAAGATCTGAAGAAGCTCTTTGCAG ccTGGTATGAAAGGAGACAGATGAAGAAGATATACTCTCCTCTTCTTGAAGGGCTTCTTGCCCTCTACCTCGGGTTTGAATGGATCCAG ACAAACAACATTCTCGCGCCTATTATCACACACGGGATATACTCCTCTGTGATACTCGGGCATGGTCTCTGGAAGATACATGATCAACGAAGGCGATTGCGCCAGAGGATCCAACGGCTCAAGTCAGAGGGGAGAACTCCGACTAAGAAGTAA
- the LOC116215716 gene encoding acetylornithine deacetylase, whose protein sequence is MASSNVKDTLGELDKQSFTALLSKLIGESKFVQNNPPDLIPEEDRIAKHVLDSLLPFSTTTGGGPLVLRHVSFFENRGNVIVEYPGSVPGKILSFVGMHMDVVTADPSDWDFDPFSMSIDGDKLRGRGTTDCLGHVALVTELMKRLGETKPKLKSTVVAVFIANEENSAITGVGVDALVNEGMLSELKKGPLFWIDTADKQPCIGTGGMIPWRLRVTGKLFHSGLPHKAINPLELAMEALKEIQSRFYRDFPPHSKEKIYGFATPSTMKPTQWSYPGGGINQVPAECTVCGDVRLTPFYDVKDVIKKLYEYVDDINKNIEKLDTRGPVSKYVLPEENLRGRLRITFDEANSGIACNLDSRGYHVLCKATEEAVGHVKPYSITGSLPLIRELQDEGFDVQTAGYGLMATYHAKNEYCLLSDMCQGYKVFVNIIAQLED, encoded by the exons ATGGCGTCCTCAAACGTGAAGGACACGCTCGGCGAGCTCGACAAGCAATCCTTCACGGCTCTCCTCTCGAAGCTCATCGGCGAGTCCAAGTTCGTCCAGAACAACCCCCCCGATCTTATCCCCGAGGAGGACCGGATTGCCAAGCACGTCCTCGACTCCCTCCTCCCCTTCAGCACCACCACCGGCGGCGGCCCCCTCGTCCTCCGCCACGTCTCATTCTTCGAGAACCGTGGCAATGTCATCGTCGAGTACCCCGGGTCCGTCCCCGGCAAGATCCTCTCCTTCGTCGGGATGCACATGGACGTCGTCACCGCTGATCCCAGCGATTGG GACTTTGATCCCTTCTCGATGAGCATCGACGGGGACAAGCTGCGGGGCCGGGGAACGACAGATTGCTTGGGGCATGTTGCCCTCGTGACAGAGCTCATGAAGCGGCTTGGGGAGACCAAGCCGAAACTAAAGTCAACTGTAGTTGCTGTCTTCATCGCTAACGAAGAGAATTCTGCCATTACAGGCGTCGGAGTGGATGCCCTCGTGAACGAAGGCATGCTTAGTGAGCTGAAGAAGGGTCCATT ATTTTGGATTGATACCGCAGATAAACAGCCTTGCATTGGTACCGGTGGTATGATTCCTTGGAGGCTCAGAGTTACAGGAAAGTTATTCCACAGTGGTTTGCCACATAAG GCTATTAATCCTTTGGAGCTGGCTATGGAAGCACTTAAAGAAATTCAGTCTCGGTTTTACCGGGATTTTCCACCTcattcaaaagaaaagatcTATGGGTTTGCTACCCCATCAACCATGAAACCGACCCAATGGAGCT ATCCAGGAGGGGGAATCAATCAAGTTCCTGCTGAATGTACCGTTTGTGGAGACGTCAG GTTGACACCCTTCTACGA CGTAAAAGATGTCATCAAGAAGCTATACGAATACGTGGACGacataaataaaaacataGAGAAATTAGATACTCGAGGTCCTGTGTCAAAGTATGTCTTACCCGAAGAAAACCTCAGAGGAAG ACTTCGTATAACTTTCGATGAGGCAAATTCAGGAATAGCCTGTAATCTCGATTCTCGTGGCTACCACGTACTCTGCAAGGCCACTGAGGAAGCTGTGGGCCATGTGAAGCCTTACTCTATCACTGGAAGCCTGCCTCTCATCCGAGAATTGCAG GATGAAGGCTTCGATGTGCAAACTGCTGGCTACG GTCTAATGGCAACTTATCATGCCAAGAATGAGTATTGCCTTCTCTCAGATATGTGCCAAGGTTACAAGGTGTTCGTGAACATCATTGCCCAATTAGAAGATTGA